CGATTTAGTATTCACATGGGGCTTAACTAAAAAATTAGGTTTAGGTCCAAATGCAGGTTGGGATACATATATTAAAGAAGTAGTTGCTATAAATAGCAAAACAGTTGAATTTAGAGCAAATGAAGAAAATATGAATTATTTTAGCTTCTTATCAACTTCTTTAGGCGCAAAACCTATGCCTAAACACGTTTTTGAACCTTTAGCAAATGAAGGTAAAATTGGCGACTTTGTTAATGATGAAAATCAAGTCGTATCAGGTCCATTCAAATTATATTTTGCTGATACAAATGTTATTTCTTACCAAAGAATAGATGATTGGTGGGGTAAAGATTTATTCGGATTACCTGGACCAAAATATATTGCTCACGTTATATATAAAGACAATGCTGCTGCTGCTTTAGCTTTCGAAAGAGGAGACGCAGACTGGAGTGCATTATTTATTCCTAAAGTAGAAGATTTATGGAAAAAGAAAAACTTACCTGTTGGTACATGGAAATCAGAATTACCATACTTTATGCCTGATGGTACAGCATACTTATATATCAATAATACAAAACCAGCATTAAATGATATTAATGTTAAAAAAGCAATTGCTTATGCAATTCCATACAAAGAAATGTTATTAAAAGCTTATTTCGGTTATGGTTCTCAAGCTCACCCATCAATGGTTATGGATGTTGTTGAATCATACAGAAAATGGATAAATTATGATTTAACAAAAGAAACATGGGGAACAGAAGATGGAAAAATAAAAACAGATTTAGATATGGCTAATAAAATACTTGATAAAGCAGGATTCAAAAAAGGTAAAGACGGTATTAGAGTAGATAAAAACGGAAATAAATTAGGTACATTTACAATCTCTGTACCTTATGGTTGGACAGACTGGATGATGATGTGTGAAATGATTGCTAAAAATTTAAGATCTATAGGTATTGATGTACAAACAGAATTCCCTGATTTCTCAGTTTGGGCAGATAGAATGACAAAAGGTACATTTGATCTTATTATAAGTTGGAGTACAGGACCTGGATTCGATCATCCATACAGCATGTATAGATTTGTATTAGATCCAAGATTATCAAAACCTGTAGGAGAAGTTACTTGGGCTGGAAATTGGGAAAGATACCAAAATCCTGAAGTTGTAGAATTATTAGACAAAACTGTATCAACATTAGATACTGAAGAAAGAAAACAAGCATACTTTAGATTACAAGAATTAGTTTACAGAGATTTACCATCTATCCCACTTTTCTATAATGCACATTGGTACGAATATAGTACAAAATATTGGAAAGGTTGGCCAAATGAAAATAATCCAACATGGTATCCAGGTGGTCCTCACAGCGCAACTGCATTAGGCGTTACATTCTCATTAAACAAAGGCGCATCAATTGCAAATGAAAAAATGTTTGAACTTTCAGATAAAGGTGGATTTTTAATACCAACATCTAAAGTGTTTGATGAACTAAAAAATTCTGAAAAATAATTTTAGCAAATAAATTTAAAGAGGTGAAATAATGAATAATTCATCTAAAGCTTTTATAAAATATATAGGAAGAAAATTGCTCTTTTTAGTCATCACATACATAATATCTATAACAATAGTATTTATACT
Above is a genomic segment from Marinitoga sp. 38H-ov containing:
- a CDS encoding ABC transporter substrate-binding protein, whose product is MKKLFLVFLVLSVIMSSFAAVQLPREETVYVTGALWGPATTWNLFAAQSTWGTDQFLYLPLYHYNVQKDAWLPWLAESFEFVNPTTLRVKIRDEAKWSDGMPITADDLVFTWGLTKKLGLGPNAGWDTYIKEVVAINSKTVEFRANEENMNYFSFLSTSLGAKPMPKHVFEPLANEGKIGDFVNDENQVVSGPFKLYFADTNVISYQRIDDWWGKDLFGLPGPKYIAHVIYKDNAAAALAFERGDADWSALFIPKVEDLWKKKNLPVGTWKSELPYFMPDGTAYLYINNTKPALNDINVKKAIAYAIPYKEMLLKAYFGYGSQAHPSMVMDVVESYRKWINYDLTKETWGTEDGKIKTDLDMANKILDKAGFKKGKDGIRVDKNGNKLGTFTISVPYGWTDWMMMCEMIAKNLRSIGIDVQTEFPDFSVWADRMTKGTFDLIISWSTGPGFDHPYSMYRFVLDPRLSKPVGEVTWAGNWERYQNPEVVELLDKTVSTLDTEERKQAYFRLQELVYRDLPSIPLFYNAHWYEYSTKYWKGWPNENNPTWYPGGPHSATALGVTFSLNKGASIANEKMFELSDKGGFLIPTSKVFDELKNSEK